AATACAACTTCCTCTATCCCCACCAAAATAAAATGCAAAAGCACCTGCTGCTATACAGTTTCCTAGCAATACATAAATAAAACTATATGGTTTTTCATCATCTATCTCTTTTACCTTATCTAAAAATTCTTTAAATTTATAATATTCTATATCCCTTACTAAAGAACTTAATTTTGAAATTTTTTCTACATTTATACTTCTCATTCTGATTTTTTCAATATTTGTAAAAAATCTTCTCTCTCTTCCTCTTATAGTTGTTAAGATACTAGATAAAACTGCAAATGAATTGCTTTGTAATCCATAGTGACTGCATATTTTATCAACCATATCCTCAGCTCTATAAGTTTCTCCTCCTGATTCTAATATTAATTTTCCCACATAACTTGCAAGGTATAAAATATCATTTTCGTTTACAAGAGTTAGATCTTCATTAAGATTATCCATAGCTATTCTCCCTAAATAGTATTTTACTTAAATATTCCTATTTAGAAGTTATTTTCCTTGTAATTTTGTATCTTAAATTTAATTCAATTTATTTTTTTCACAAAAATAAAAAAGAAATTGAGTGTTTATAGTGAATAATTGAAATGATTTGTTATAATTGTTTTTATTTTATAATCAAATATAGTTATTAAGGAGGTTAGTATTATGTTTGGAAATTGTGATAAAACACCTAGAGAACTAGGGTATAGAATGCCTGGAGAATGGGAAAGAAGAAGAAGAACTTTTATGCAATGGCCTGTTAGAGATGGAAAAAACAGTAGAACTCCAGTTTGGCCTGATGGAGTAGAAGCAGCTAGAATAGGATATGCAAATGTTGCAAAAGCTATTGCTGAATACGAAGAGCTTGTTATGATTGCTCCTCCTGAACTTCTTCATGAAGTTAAAGAGATGTGTGGAGAAAAGGTACAAGTTATCTGTCTTCCTATTGACGATTCTTGGGTTAGAGACAATGGACCTACTTTTTTATTAAATGATGATCAAGAGCTTGCTGCTGTAAAATGGAGATTTACATCTTACGGAGAAAAGTATCAAACTCACTATAACGACGGTAAAGTTCCATATCATCTAGGTATATTTTATGATGTTCCAGTATTTACATCTCCTTTAGCATTAGAAGGTGGAGCAATTCACTCTGACGGACAGGGAACTATATTGACAACTGAATCAGCTATCTTAACAAAATCTAGAAACTCTAAATTTACTAAAGATGAAGTTTCTGAATTATTAAAAGAATACCTAGGTGGAGAACAAGTAATTTGGTTAAAATCTGGTTTATACGGAGATTTAACTGATGGTCATGTTGACAATACTGCTTGTTTTGTTAGACCAGGTGTTATTATAATCCAAGCATGTTACGATAAAAATGATCCTGATTACGAAATTTTCCAAGAAAATATGAAAACATTAAAAGAATTTACAGATAGATCAAGTGATTTACCATTTGAAATCATCGAAATTGAAAAACCACCTATTAGATATTACAACGGTCAACTATTAACATTAAGTTATATAAACTATCTTCCTGTTACTGGAGCTGTAATTGTTCCTGTATTTGGTGGAGATGCTGAAGAAACTGATAAAAAAGCTTTAGAAGCAATTCAAAAAGCTTACCCTGATAGAAAAGTAGTTCCAGTAGACGGTATGCCAATAATTATCGGTGGTGGATGTGTTCACTGTATTACTCAACAAATGCCTTATGGTAAAAGTTTTTAATTGAGGAGGAAATAAAATGAGAAAAGTTAAAGTTGCAGCAATCCAATTATCTTATGGTTGGGATGTTGAAGAAAACATAAGAAAAGCTGAAAAAGAGGTTAGAGCAGCAGCAGCAGAAGGAGCTCAAATAATCCTTCTTTCTGAACTATTTGAAAGAGTGTACTTCTGTGCTAAAGAAAAAGCTGAGTATATGCAATTTGCAACAGAATTGGAGTTAGATTCAGCTGTTAATCATTTTAAAGGAATTGCTAAAGAATTAAATGTTGTTTTACCAATAAGTTTTTATGAAAGAAAACATGGAGCTAGATATAACTCTATCGCTATAATAGACGCTGATGGAGAAGTTTTAGGAATTTATAGAAAAAGTCATATTCCACATGACGTTAGTGGATACCAAGAAAAATTCTACTTCAATATTGGAGATACTGGATTTAAAGTTTGGAATACTAAATTTGCAAAAATTGGTGTAGCTATTTGTTGGGATCAATGGTTCCCTGAATCAGCAAGATGTATGGCACTTATGGGAGCAGAAATTCTATTCTATCCTACAGCTATTGGATCTGAACCAAGTGATCCTACTATGGATACAAAAGATCACTGGCAAAGAGTTATGCAAGGACATGCTGGAGCTAACTTAACTCCTTTAGTTTGTGCTAACAGAACAGGACAAGAACATGTTGATGAAATAGGTGTTAAGTTCTATGGATCATCTTTTATAGCTGATCACACTGGAGCTAAAATCTCTGAAATGGACAGAGACTCTGAAGGTTTTGCTATAGCTGAATTAGACTTAAATGCCATTGATGACTATAGAGCATTCTGGGGATTATTTAGAGATAGAAGACCTGATTTATATGGAGCAATTATGACTTTAGATGGTGAAACAAAATTTAAATAAATCAATTAAATATTAATATAAAAAGAGGATGTTTAGAACATCCTCTAATTTTTTTCCATTTGTTTTTTAGCATAAAACACATACAAAATTCCACCAATAACTAATCCAATTATAACAAATATAAGTTTTTCATATGATGATTGAGCCAACAACCAAATTGAAAGTACTATTGCTACAACTGGTATTATTGGACCTAAAGGTATTTTGTACAATGCCTTTAATTTTCTTTTTCTAAATACAAGTACAGAACCTGCAGTGGAAATAAATTCAATTAAACGTGCAATAACTGTAAGACTGGCTAAGAAAATAAAGTTTCCGTAAAGAGCTAATGATATTGTTATTAAAGTTGTAATTAATATAGCAAATCCAGCTGTTCCGAATCTTCCTTTCTTATTAAATATTACAGGTACATAGTGACTATCAGCTAAAGCTTGAATAGATCTTGGAGCTATAAAAGATAGTGCAATTGTTATTCCTCCTATAGAAACTAAAGTTGCTATAGTTATAAAAAGAAATCCTGTGTTACCAAAAATTGCAGCTGTTGCTGTTGCTATAGGAACTGAAGTAGTTCCTAATTTAGGACCTAAAAGACCAATACAAACAATCATTATTAACAGGTAAAAAACAGAGCAAAAAACCATAACCCAAATTATAGCCTTTGGAAGATTTTTCGTAGGATTTTCCATGTCCTCTGCTGCTACTGCCAATAAATCAAATCCAGTAAAAGCATAAAAGATTACCAAAGTGGCAACTCCTAAATTCCCTGTAGCTAATCCTGTTTGTATTTTTGGAACTAACGGAAAGAAGTCAGGTCCTTTTATAAAGAAAATTCCAATAAAAATAAATAATATTAAAGGTAGTAATTTACTAACAGTAATAACATTATTTAATATTTTTGAGAATTTCACTCCTAAATAATTTAATACTCCAAGAAAAGCTCCAATAGCAATAACAAAAATTTTATTATAATAAGGATCTACAGCAAGGGGGTAGATTCCCCCTAATGCTGTTAAAAATCCTTGTAATTCAGCTGCCCAACTTACAATCCCTATAAACCATGCAAAAATTCCAATTTCAAACCCTACAAAATTTCCATACGCTTCTTTTGCATATACAAAAGATGAACCATTTTTATCAAATATACTTGCTGTTTCTGCAAAGCAAAGAGCCAAAAATAAGGCTAAAACTGCATTTATCAGAATAACTACTATACTTGCTAGTCCCACATCAGCGTAAGCTTTGTTTGGTAATAGAAAAATTCCAGATCCAATTATTGAATTTATTCCTAAAAAGAAAATGCTCCAAAATCCAAGTTTATTACCTGATAATTCTGACATAAAAACACCTCTTTTTATGGATTATTTTTTTAATAATCTTTTTTCATTGTGTGTATATCCAGCTACGTGATCCTCTGATTTTTTAACTTCTTTTTTTACTGTTATATGCTCATTTAAATATTCAATTGAGTCTTTTATATCTTTAAGAAGTAAAGATATTTGTTCCATACTTTGGTCAGCTCTTGCTAACACTCTCATTATTGTTACATTTTCTAAATTTTTTGGTAATGGATAAGCTGGTAACTGCCATCCGTAATATCTTAATCTATCTGATAAATCATACTCTGTCCATGCTCTAGCTGGATCCTCTTTTAACATCCAACAAACAATAGGGATATTCTCTCCATTATTTAAAATTTTGAATATTCCTAGTTTTTCTAATCCTTTTGCTAAGAATATACCTACATCTCTAGATTTTTCATGAACTGCTTTATATCCTTCTTTTCCCCATCTAACAAAGTTATAGTATTGAGCCCAAATTTGACTTCCTGGTCTTGAGAAGTTAATTTGGAAAGTAGGTTCAAATGCACCTAAGTATGCTACTTTAAATAGTAACTCCTCTGGTAAATATTCTTTATCTCTCCACATAACCCATCCAAGTCCTGGATAAACTAAACCAAACTTATGGCCTGATGTACTTATTGAAACAACATTTTTTAATCTAAAATCCCAAGGTAATTCTGGATTAACAAATGGTAAGTATAATCCACCTGATGCAGCATCTACGTGAATTGGTACTGAAATTTTTGCTGTTTTATTATACTCTTCTAATTCTTTATCTAAAGCAACTATATCATCAAATGTTCCTGTATAAGTTATTCCCATAATCGGTACAATACCTATTGTATATTCGTCACAAGCTGCAACTGCATCTTTAGGATCAAGATAAAGTTCATCTAAAGATTTCATAGGAACCTCTCTTAACTCTACATCCCAATAAACACAGAATTTTTCCCAAACAACTTGGAATCCTGAACTTACAACAAGGTTAGGTTTTTTTGCATTTATATCAATACCTAAAGCTTCAGCTCTTTTTCTCCATCTAAATTTCATTGCCATTCCACCTAGCATACAAGCTTCTGACGAACCAACTGTAGATGTCCCCATATACTCCTCATCTGTTGGAGCATTCCATAAATTAGCTATGATATTTACACATCTTTTTTCTACTTCTGTAGTTTGAGGATATTCTGCTTTATCTATAGCATTAGTTGCAACAGCATCCATCATAATTTGAGTTGCTTCTGGTTCCATATAAGTTTGAACAAATGTTGCTAAGTTATATCTTGGATTTCCATCATGCAACATTTCATCAGCAACTAATCTATAAGCAATATTAGGATTAACTGCTTTTTCATTAATTACTTCTCTAGGCAAAACATGTGCAGATTCATAACTCCCATATAAAGGTGTTGTAGAATTATCTGGAGCAAACTCATACTCCTTTTCTCTTTCTTCTGAACTTTTTCTTCTGTGTAACATAAAAAACCTCCTCTTTAGTTTGTTTAATTTATGCTATATTATTCTCGTCATTAGCTAAAAATCCTTTCTAAAAAAAATTTTTCTTGTTTTTTTCTAAAAAATGAAGTATATAAAGTAGTACTCATCTACAAAAAAATTCTAAAAGGGTGGTGCATATGTTTAAAAAATTATTACCAATATCTTTAGCTTCTATTTTTATTTGTAGTTCTATTTCTGCATTAGCTAGCGAGACTAAAGTTTATCAAGGTCTTGGTCAAACATCTAATTTTAGAGTAGGTCCTGGTAAAGATAGTGAAGGAAAACAAGTTTATAGTTTTAACTACGTTGAAGCTGCTGCTATTTTTGATGATCAAGGTAAAATAATAAATGTTATTGTTGACGCATTAGAGGTTAGTTCTCCTAATTACGATGGCGAAAGTATGCCTCATTTTTCTGGATGGCCTGAAACTGAGGGAGTTAATCTAACTGATCATACAACTAAAAAAGTAGTTGGAAAAACTGAAAATACTGTTGAAAATGTAACTAAAGAAGTAGATAATTGGAAAACAAAAAGAGAACGTGGCACAACTTATGGAATGAATCCTAAAAACGAATGGGATGAACAAATGGATTATTTCCAAGAAAAGTTTAAAGGAAAAACTGTTGATGAATTAGAATTAATTTTCACAAAACTTTATTCTGATGTTAATGGAAGGCCATTAAAAGAAAAAAGTAGAAATGAAAAAGACACTGAAAAGTATAGTAAGCTTACTGAAGCTGAAAAAAAGGAAGTCGCTGATATAACTGCAGGAGCAACTATGAGTTTAAGAGATGCACATGGAGATATTTTAGGAGCGATTAAAGATGCTTACGAAAATAGAGTAGAGGTGATTATTCCTAATAAATAGTTTAAGGAGATTTTTAAATGAAAAAAATTGTTGTTGTTGGAAGCATTAATATGGATTTAGTTACCATTTGTGAAAGAGCTCCTCGTGGGGGGGAAACTCTACTAGGTAAAAAATTCATGCAAATTCCTGGAGGAAAAGGAGCAAACCAAGCTGTTGCTATGGGAAAAATGAAAAGCCCTGTTTCTATGCTAGGAAAAGTTGGTAAAGAAGGGATGGGAGATATCCTTCTAAACTCTATGAAACAAAATGGAGTTGATGTTTCTAACATTGAGTACTGTGATGAAGCTACAGGAATTGCTAAAATCATTGTTGAAGAAAATGGTCAAAATAGAATTCTTGTTGTTCCAGGTGCTAATTATGAAGTGGATAAATTATATATTGATAAACATTTAGAAGTTATCAAAAATTCTGATATTGTTGTAACTCAACTTGAAATACCTTTAGAAACTGTGAAATATACACTTCAAAAAGCTAAGGAGTTTGGAAAAATAACTGTTTTAAATCCTGCTCCAGCCACTAAATTAGATGAAGATATCATTTCTAACTCTGACTATATCATACCAAATGAAACAGAATTAGAACTTTTATCTGGAGCTTCAATTACTGATGAAAATAGTGTAATCGAAGCTTCTAAAATTCTTTTAAATAAAGGTGTTAAAGGATTAATTGTTACTTTAGGTAGTAAAGGATGTATCTTTATTAGTAAAAACGAAGTAAAGTCTTTCTCTGCTTATAAAGTTAAAGCTATTGATACAACTGCTGCAGGAGATAGCTTTATTGGAGGATTTATAAATGGTCTTGCTTCTGGTCTTAATTTTGATGAAGCAATTGATAGGGGAACTAAGGTAGCTGCAATATCAGTTACTAGAATTGGAGCTCAAACATCAATTCCAACTTTTGAAGAGGTTTTGAACTTTAAAGAATCTATAATTTAAGCACTTTTAGAATTAAATTTGAACTTTTTTACAGTAGTGTGATTTTAATCACACTACTATTTTTTATTAAAATGTATTATATTGTGTATAAATACTTGTATACCAAGGAGGAAATTTATGAATAAGATTCAAACTACTTGCAACTACTGTTCATTAGCTTGTAACATGGACTTTTACGTTGAAAATAATAAAATAATAAAAGTTATTCCTAGTCAAAATTATCCAGTTAATAAAGGATTTAGTTGTATCAAAGGTTTAAACTTAGATAAGCAACTTACATCTCAAGATTTTCCTAAAAACCCACTTTTAAAAACTACTAATGGAAGAGAAGAGATCTCTTGGGAAAAAGCATATAGCTTTTTTAGTGAAAAATTAAAATCTATTGTTGATAAATATGGAAAAGAAAGTGTTGCCTGCATAAGCACAGGTCAACTTGCTCTTGAAGAAATGGCTTTAGTTGGTCATGTTTTTAGAAACTACGTAGGTGGACAACTTGATGGAAACACTAGACTTTGTATG
The genomic region above belongs to Candidatus Cetobacterium colombiensis and contains:
- a CDS encoding threonine/serine exporter family protein; translation: MDNLNEDLTLVNENDILYLASYVGKLILESGGETYRAEDMVDKICSHYGLQSNSFAVLSSILTTIRGRERRFFTNIEKIRMRSINVEKISKLSSLVRDIEYYKFKEFLDKVKEIDDEKPYSFIYVLLGNCIAAGAFAFYFGGDRGSCIASIIGAISISFLGYFSAKLMINNFFLNLVGGMVCSFSAYICYLVGVVPEISVTIISTLMLLVPGIAFTNSIRDLITGDLVSGIARGVEAFMIGTALAIGSGITLSIIKTLGGYL
- a CDS encoding glutamate decarboxylase — translated: MLHRRKSSEEREKEYEFAPDNSTTPLYGSYESAHVLPREVINEKAVNPNIAYRLVADEMLHDGNPRYNLATFVQTYMEPEATQIMMDAVATNAIDKAEYPQTTEVEKRCVNIIANLWNAPTDEEYMGTSTVGSSEACMLGGMAMKFRWRKRAEALGIDINAKKPNLVVSSGFQVVWEKFCVYWDVELREVPMKSLDELYLDPKDAVAACDEYTIGIVPIMGITYTGTFDDIVALDKELEEYNKTAKISVPIHVDAASGGLYLPFVNPELPWDFRLKNVVSISTSGHKFGLVYPGLGWVMWRDKEYLPEELLFKVAYLGAFEPTFQINFSRPGSQIWAQYYNFVRWGKEGYKAVHEKSRDVGIFLAKGLEKLGIFKILNNGENIPIVCWMLKEDPARAWTEYDLSDRLRYYGWQLPAYPLPKNLENVTIMRVLARADQSMEQISLLLKDIKDSIEYLNEHITVKKEVKKSEDHVAGYTHNEKRLLKK
- the aguB gene encoding N-carbamoylputrescine amidase; the encoded protein is MRKVKVAAIQLSYGWDVEENIRKAEKEVRAAAAEGAQIILLSELFERVYFCAKEKAEYMQFATELELDSAVNHFKGIAKELNVVLPISFYERKHGARYNSIAIIDADGEVLGIYRKSHIPHDVSGYQEKFYFNIGDTGFKVWNTKFAKIGVAICWDQWFPESARCMALMGAEILFYPTAIGSEPSDPTMDTKDHWQRVMQGHAGANLTPLVCANRTGQEHVDEIGVKFYGSSFIADHTGAKISEMDRDSEGFAIAELDLNAIDDYRAFWGLFRDRRPDLYGAIMTLDGETKFK
- the rbsK gene encoding ribokinase, giving the protein MKKIVVVGSINMDLVTICERAPRGGETLLGKKFMQIPGGKGANQAVAMGKMKSPVSMLGKVGKEGMGDILLNSMKQNGVDVSNIEYCDEATGIAKIIVEENGQNRILVVPGANYEVDKLYIDKHLEVIKNSDIVVTQLEIPLETVKYTLQKAKEFGKITVLNPAPATKLDEDIISNSDYIIPNETELELLSGASITDENSVIEASKILLNKGVKGLIVTLGSKGCIFISKNEVKSFSAYKVKAIDTTAAGDSFIGGFINGLASGLNFDEAIDRGTKVAAISVTRIGAQTSIPTFEEVLNFKESII
- a CDS encoding FMN-binding protein, which encodes MFKKLLPISLASIFICSSISALASETKVYQGLGQTSNFRVGPGKDSEGKQVYSFNYVEAAAIFDDQGKIINVIVDALEVSSPNYDGESMPHFSGWPETEGVNLTDHTTKKVVGKTENTVENVTKEVDNWKTKRERGTTYGMNPKNEWDEQMDYFQEKFKGKTVDELELIFTKLYSDVNGRPLKEKSRNEKDTEKYSKLTEAEKKEVADITAGATMSLRDAHGDILGAIKDAYENRVEVIIPNK
- a CDS encoding agmatine deiminase family protein codes for the protein MFGNCDKTPRELGYRMPGEWERRRRTFMQWPVRDGKNSRTPVWPDGVEAARIGYANVAKAIAEYEELVMIAPPELLHEVKEMCGEKVQVICLPIDDSWVRDNGPTFLLNDDQELAAVKWRFTSYGEKYQTHYNDGKVPYHLGIFYDVPVFTSPLALEGGAIHSDGQGTILTTESAILTKSRNSKFTKDEVSELLKEYLGGEQVIWLKSGLYGDLTDGHVDNTACFVRPGVIIIQACYDKNDPDYEIFQENMKTLKEFTDRSSDLPFEIIEIEKPPIRYYNGQLLTLSYINYLPVTGAVIVPVFGGDAEETDKKALEAIQKAYPDRKVVPVDGMPIIIGGGCVHCITQQMPYGKSF
- a CDS encoding APC family permease → MSELSGNKLGFWSIFFLGINSIIGSGIFLLPNKAYADVGLASIVVILINAVLALFLALCFAETASIFDKNGSSFVYAKEAYGNFVGFEIGIFAWFIGIVSWAAELQGFLTALGGIYPLAVDPYYNKIFVIAIGAFLGVLNYLGVKFSKILNNVITVSKLLPLILFIFIGIFFIKGPDFFPLVPKIQTGLATGNLGVATLVIFYAFTGFDLLAVAAEDMENPTKNLPKAIIWVMVFCSVFYLLIMIVCIGLLGPKLGTTSVPIATATAAIFGNTGFLFITIATLVSIGGITIALSFIAPRSIQALADSHYVPVIFNKKGRFGTAGFAILITTLITISLALYGNFIFLASLTVIARLIEFISTAGSVLVFRKRKLKALYKIPLGPIIPVVAIVLSIWLLAQSSYEKLIFVIIGLVIGGILYVFYAKKQMEKN